The Strigops habroptila isolate Jane chromosome 13, bStrHab1.2.pri, whole genome shotgun sequence genome contains a region encoding:
- the ZNF831 gene encoding zinc finger protein 831 isoform X1, with product MTTWQITFEMEAQKQPGLTAALADQPVSTSSLQPAQSSSGLSQGSVIPQQEQALPQPVYLKALTIPLYQPVQAGCFQPSSQLVTGRSCINLDSSNIPLILNPLLPSEGTDQPQSVFQKQLGQTLTLNIVSTLPVLSPNPCVNASTGSPGKSRKAGKYVCKHCGRDCLKPSVLEKHIRSHTGERPFPCTTCGIAFKTQSNLYKHRRTQTHVNNTRLPSDSDNSGTLEQNDKSTESSTSHEGSKLLSNACEDKGIQLQQLSSEPDAVTGTKKLLSDLPLPATGDTSFTSENKETMNQSFSSKGNQGVPEREPQSLPSSGALPNGQCQRKKIQEQRTPTANKHIQLQRQQATSSEKQWDYKPFDCKLKKCESTDSGYLSRSDSTEQQLSSSSPLHSLYEHSTEQENETAFSSSRCTSRSSAKLDAAEKATALMLEKKRLEEHISKLISHNKSVVDDTQLDNVRPRKTVLSKQGSIDLPMPYTYKDSFHFDIRTCDANRKKNLSLCSAKSTFAPLEKCKPMFFHSVPTQFSTTIDTVPVTRSNSLPFVEGIRMVHDKAGCSKPLSLTKQSANTGPVSLLPSNNLGANSVDFPNSHPRALVRQTAVDDLPLSNMVDHPPPPSEELQGSKKLGAGEVISAKNKKHNQRKLKMFSQEKWQMYGDETFKKIYQKMKSSQNAKKIKQRGNKITGITSFTPDSKESISSTEITEESNDRSSVCDSLSSLATTCLSSDKSETSANGNHILQNVSSEEPADSVTYLMETSHSASAGAQAVMSKPSRDLRGSDTDRHTAGSSTLLAPSSCELQNTQCQLDTSRRNDDCLPVQSSKWEKPSPGKESSPFESDCKTTSTNYGNYSRSKETGQHALMSQWVLCNNREATGKSQNLPERKKLKFEVEKTQNIISKSCPSPSSENNAENEGERVSCSSTQCLSIAPVTFSSKAEEQKLSTGINESTGDTESVEYIKTVKLPTKAVNYSDVNLSHSAGISKSSFVSFLVPESRGSDCNSFALHNATDKDVKTCLVKTGVKVPLCNDNAVDVSSKNHHLQSGHLTPAPQQNAFSPKYLLKLPQEKRASDLSLLLRSEQKITPCTCVTDTLTYPSCSPNSPSLSSHSNDVFWSPLKFEVRQTASRGELRWNVHANWKTPVFCSPVNSETTNILTTTDNTFYNQNLRQQGAVRDAWKNKQNKNKLNYQKQTEEKWVSITTSSKQTPKKKICFTSMYTSGFFISADIKEERKVLHHLCSGSDSLIIPSASDKGTEPTVTGWDRSGTPRVLKDISPALQVTQRAHSSADNPSYFCHSFGTFYCHTLTTHCKEFAALPHNNLTCYSGSLTVSSTKSAFPSLNAEPRLTWCCLTRSLPLPAEQKGSADSAYSSMHSCDKESSNECTLSQYDISIFKMKNISKTVAYGLTNRSLKTLVSSFSKGQQMQELMLSSAAPGGAFKNISEQKKKTVVCKKEKLSTNKLKRSHKQKKIKVTPKWYRGRHVHRSAQLKMNRQSKQHCFPNRTLDAFRKGCSSQPCKFKCKKYHSSQSKVQGHYLHQQKETSCSTSDKPLCRKKKEGKINSGISAHTENLNHVRQKDKMDKKFLQEISGQIREHTRTNFSFQNITAPLEISVTAHSFSSTVTTTMQQVSSDVEICCVVTQPLVLQRPVPGESQPNVQGDSMAPSFWSCTSDFTNTGTGDSTNSETTGPLSLHLEASQENILHGESESQRFGTLDPVIQASGRKKPPVEENTCPSPKENSTPSSKPGCSSFFRSKAESLSEAVSRAELPSTGHPEKANFSQRILDLPGSAAKNRTRLQPDSDGTPHDTAATAFKKPPVTLRSSEFKTYAATPSKTYKKRGLEMMRKQTRIEYDDTSSDDEDRLVIEI from the exons ATGACTACATGGCAGATAACCTTTGAGATGGAGGCACAGAAGCAGCCGGGTTTGACAGCTGCGCTTGCAGATCAACCAGTTTCAACCTCATCCCTTCAGCCCGCACAGAGTTCTTCAGGTCTCAGCCAAGGCAGTGTGATTCCTCAACAGGAACAAGCACTGCCCCAACCTGTGTATCTAAAAGCCCTCACCATACCACTCTACCAGCCCGTCCAGGCAGGATGCTTTCAGCCAAGCAGTCAGTTAGTGACTGGCAGGAGCTGTATAAATCTAGACAGCAGCAACATACCTCTAATCCTGAATCCACTTCTTCCTTCAGAAGGCACAGATCAGCCTCAGTCAGTTTTTCAGAAACAACTTGGGCAAACTCTAACACTGAACATAGTGAGCACTTTACCAGTTTTATCACCAAATCCTTGTGTAAATGCATCTACTGGAAGCCCAGGAAAGTCAAGAAAAGCTGGGAAATACGTCTGCAAACACTGTGGACGAGATTGTTTGAAGCCAAGTGTCCTTGAGAAACATATTCGCTCTCACACAGGAGAGAGGCCCTTTCCATGCACCACTTGTGGTATTGCATTTAAAACTCAAAGCAATTtgtacaaacacagaagaaCTCAAACACATGTCAACAATACCAGACTGCCCTCAGACTCTGACAACAGCGGCACGTTGGAGCAGAACGACAAATCCACAGAAAGCAGCACCTCACATGAAGGCAGCAAACTACTCAGTAACGCCTGTGAAGACAAAGGGATACAGCTGCAACAACTGAGTTCGGAGCCGGATGCTGTAACAGGCACTAAGAAACTTCTTAGTGACCTTCCACTGCCAGCAACAGGTGATACATCattcacttcagaaaataaagaaacaatgAATCAGTCCTTTAGTTCCAAAGGTAATCAGGGGGTTCCTGAAAGAGAACCTCAAAGTTTACCATCTTCAGGAGCTTTGCCAAACGGTCAGTGCCAGAGAAAGAAGATACAGGAGCAAAGAACTCCAACTGCCAATAAGCATATTCAGTTGCAAAGGCAGCAAGCAACCTCTTCAGAAAAACAGTGGGATTACAAGCCATTTGACTGCAAGCTAAAGAAGTGTGAGAGCACTGACTCAGGGTATCTGTCACGCTCTGACAGCACAGAACAACAGCTGTCATCATCCAGCCCATTGCACAGTCTCTATGAACACAgcacagaacaggaaaatgaaactgcCTTCAGCAGCTCGAGGTGCACCTCCAGAAGCAGTGCAAAGCTGGATGCAGCTGAGAAAGCTACAGCCTTGATGCTAGAGAAAAAGAGGCTGGAAGAACACATTTCAAAGCTTATTTCTCATAACAAAAGTGTGGTGGATGATACCCAGTTAGACAACGTTAGGCCTAGAAAAACTGTCCTTTCTAAACAGGGAAGCATTGATCTGCCAATGCCTTATACATACAAAGACTCTTTCCATTTTGACATCAGAACTTGTGATGCAAATAGGAAGAAGAATCTTTCCCTTTGTTCAGCAAAATCTACCTTTGCACCCTTAGAAAAATGCAAGCCAATGTTTTTTCATTCAGTTCCCACCCAGTTCTCCACAACAATAGACACTGTGCCTGTTACACGAAGCAACTCTTTGCCATTTGTGGAGGGCATAAGAATGGTACATGACAAAGCAGGTTGCTCGAAACCGCTTTCTCTTACTAAGCAGTCTGCAAACACAGGCCCTGTGAGTTTGCTGCCTAGCAACAATCTCGGTGCAAATTCAGTGGATTTTCCTAATAGCCATCCCCGAGCTCTAGTCAGACAAACAGCAGTGGATGATTTGCCATTAAGTAATATGGTCGATCATCCCCCTCCTCCGTCAGAGGAGTTGCAAGGGAGTAAAAAGCTTGGGGCTGGAGAAGTAATCAGtgctaaaaataagaaacacaaTCAAAGGAAGTTAAAGATGTTCTCTcaagaaaaatggcaaatgtATGGTGAtgaaacatttaagaaaatctaccaaaaaatgaaaagcagtcaaaatgccaagaaaattaaacaaagggGGAATAAGATTACAGGTATTACCAGCTTCACTCCTGATTCAAAGGAATCaatcagcagcactgaaattacTGAGGAAAGCAATGACAGGAGCTCTGTATGTGACAGTCTTTCCTCCCTTGCGACAACATGTTTAAGCAGTGATAAATCAGAAACCTCTGCTAATGGTAATCATATTCTACAGAATGTGTCCTCCGAGGAACCTGCAGACAGTGTAACCTACCTAATGGAGACATCACATTCAGCAAGTGCTGGTGCCCAGGCTGTAATGAGCAAACCTTCCCGAGATCTCAGGGGCAGCgacacagacagacacacagcGGGCAGCAGCACATTACTAGCTCCAAGCAGTTGTGAGCTTCAGAACACTCAGTGTCAGCTGGACACCAGCAGAAGGAATGATGACTGCTTGCCAGTACAGAGTAGCAAATGGGAAAAACCAAGCCCTGGGAAAGAATCCAGTCCATTTGAATCAGATTGTAAAACCACTTCAACCAATTATGGAAACTATAGCAGGAGTAAGGAAACTGGCCAGCATGCCCTGATGTCCCAGTGGGTCCTCTGCAACAACAGAGAAGCCACAGGGAAATCCCAGAAtttaccagaaagaaaaaagctaaaattcGAAGTGGAGAAGAcacaaaacattatttcaaagTCCTGCCCTAGTCCCAGTAGtgaaaacaatgcagaaaatgaaggagagaGAGTCTCCTGCAGTAGCACTCAGTGCCTTTCCATAGCACCAGTGACATTCTCCAGTAAAGCAGAGGAGCAAAAGTTAAGCACAGGAATTAATGAATCCACTGGAGATACTGAGAGTGTGGAGTATATTAAAACAGTCAAACTCCCCACAAAAGCTGTTAATTATAGTGATGTTAACCTTTCACATTCAGCAGGTATTTCGAAGAGTTCATTTGTGAGTTTTTTAGTGCCTGAATCAAGGGGAAGTGATTGCAACTCCTTTGCTTTGCACAATGCAACAGATAAAGATGTCAAAACATGTCTTGTGAAAACAGGAGTAAAAGTACCACTTTGCAATGACAATGCTGTTGATGTGTCTTCTAAAAATCATCATCTGCAGTCTGGTCATTTAACTCCAGCTCCACagcaaaatgccttttctccAAAATATCTCCTTAAACTGCCACAAGAGAAGAGAGCCTCAGATTTGTCACTTTTGCTTAGATCAGAACAGAAGATTACGCCTTGCACATGTGTGACAGATACCTTAACCTACCCCTCCTGCTCTCCCAACAGCCCATCACTCAGTTCTCATTCTAATGATGTCTTTTGGTCCCCTTTAAAATTTGAAGTGAGACAAACAGCCAGCAGAGGAGAGCTGCGATGGAACGTACATGCAAACTGGAAAACTCCAGTGTTCTGTTCACCCGTCAATTCAGAAACAACAAATATCTTAACCACAACAGATAACACCTTTTATAACCAAAACTTGAGGCAGCAGGGTGCTGTAAGAGAtgcttggaaaaacaaacaaaacaaaaataaattaaattaccaaaagcaaacagaagagaagTGGGTGAGCATAACTACTTCCTCtaaacaaaccccaaagaagaaaatatgctttACTTCTATGTATACAAGTGGTTTTTTCATATCAGCTGACatcaaagaagagagaaaggttTTACATCATCTTTGCTCAGGAAGTGACTCTTTGATAATACCGTCAGCCTCTGACAAGGGCACAGAGCCAACAGTCACAGGGTGGGACAGGAGTGGAACTCCACGTGTTCTTAAGGACATTTCACCAGCGCTGCAGGTTACGCAGCGTGCTCACAGCTCAGCAGACAATCCCTCCTATTTTTGCCATTCTTTTGGCACTTTCTATTGTCACACTCTCACcactcactgtaaagaatttgcAGCACTACCCCACAATAATCTGACTTGCTACTCTGGAAGTTTAACAGTGTCAAGCACAAAGAGCGCCTTCCCATCACTAAATGCTGAACCTCGATTAACTTGGTGTTGTTTAACAAGAAGCCTCCCTCTGCCTGCGGAGCAGAAGGGGAGTGCAGACTCTGCTTACTCCTCCATGCACAGCTGTGACAAGGAGTCTAGCAATGAATGCACACTGTCACAATAtgatatttctattttcaaaatgaaaaatattagcaAGACCGTGGCATATGGCTTAACAAACAGGAGTTTAAAAACATTGGTGTCATCCTTTTCTAAAGGACAACAGATGCAGGAGCTAATG TtgagctcagcagctcctggtggtgctttcaaaaatatttcggagcaaaagaagaaaacagtagtttgcaaaaaggaaaaactctcAACAAATAAACTCAAGAGGagccacaaacagaaaaagattaaaGTCACCCCAAAATG GTACAGAGGAAGGCACGTACACAGATCTGCTCAGTTGAAAATGAACCGACAAAGCAAGCAGCATTGTTTCCCAAACAGAACACTGGATGCTTTCAGAAAGGGCTGTTCATCCCAACCCTGTAAATTTAAGTGTAAGAAGTACCATTCTTCTCAGTCAAAGGTACAAG GACATTACCTAcaccagcaaaaagaaacatcttGTTCCACCTCAGACAAGCcgctttgcagaaagaaaaaagaaggaaagattaaCTCAGGAATATCTGCCCATACTGAAAATCTAAACCATGTTagacaaaaagacaaaatggaTAAAAAA ttTCTACAGGAAATTTCTGGGCAAATCAGGGAACACACAAGAACAAACTTCTCTTTTCAGAACATTACAGCTCCTCTGGAAATATCTGTGACTGCTCATTCCTTTTCGTCCACAGTTACTACAACCATGCAGCAGGTCAGCAGTGACGTGGAAATCTGCTGTGTAGTGACACAACCACTTGTGCTTCAGCGACCAGTCCCAGGGGAGTCACAGCCAAACGTGCAGGGTGACTCAATGGCACCTTCTTTTTGGTCTTGCACTTCTGATTTTACAAATACAGGCACAGGTGACAGCACAAACTCAGAGACTACTGGTCCTCTTTCCTTACACCTAGAAGCCAGCCAAGAAAACATACTACATGGAGAGTCAGAGAGTCAAAGATTTGGTACGTTAGACCCGGTGATCCAGGCCTCGGGAAGGAAGAAACCTCCAGTTGAAGAGAACACATGTCCATCTCCAAAAGAAAACTCAACTCCCAGCTCCAAGCCTGGATGTTCAAGTTTCTTCAGATCAAAAGCAGAGTCCCTTTCTGAGGCAGTCTCAAGGGCTGAATTACCCAGTACAGGACACCCAGAGAAGGCAAACTTTTCTCAAAGAATCCTTGACCTTCCTGGGAGTGCAGCCAAGAACAGAACCCGGCTGCAGCCAGACAGCGATGGAACACCACATGACACTGCTGCTACTGCCTTTAAAAAGCCCCCAGTTACTCTCAGGTCCTCTGAGTTCAAGACTTACGCTGCAACACCCTCCAAGACGTACAAAAAGAGAGGTTTAGAGATGATGAGGAAGCAAACCAGAATTGAGTATGATGACACTAGCAGTGATGATGAGGATAGGCTTGTTATAGAGATATAG
- the ZNF831 gene encoding zinc finger protein 831 isoform X2, with protein MTTWQITFEMEAQKQPGLTAALADQPVSTSSLQPAQSSSGLSQGSVIPQQEQALPQPVYLKALTIPLYQPVQAGCFQPSSQLVTGRSCINLDSSNIPLILNPLLPSEGTDQPQSVFQKQLGQTLTLNIVSTLPVLSPNPCVNASTGSPGKSRKAGKYVCKHCGRDCLKPSVLEKHIRSHTGERPFPCTTCGIAFKTQSNLYKHRRTQTHVNNTRLPSDSDNSGTLEQNDKSTESSTSHEGSKLLSNACEDKGIQLQQLSSEPDAVTGTKKLLSDLPLPATGDTSFTSENKETMNQSFSSKGNQGVPEREPQSLPSSGALPNGQCQRKKIQEQRTPTANKHIQLQRQQATSSEKQWDYKPFDCKLKKCESTDSGYLSRSDSTEQQLSSSSPLHSLYEHSTEQENETAFSSSRCTSRSSAKLDAAEKATALMLEKKRLEEHISKLISHNKSVVDDTQLDNVRPRKTVLSKQGSIDLPMPYTYKDSFHFDIRTCDANRKKNLSLCSAKSTFAPLEKCKPMFFHSVPTQFSTTIDTVPVTRSNSLPFVEGIRMVHDKAGCSKPLSLTKQSANTGPVSLLPSNNLGANSVDFPNSHPRALVRQTAVDDLPLSNMVDHPPPPSEELQGSKKLGAGEVISAKNKKHNQRKLKMFSQEKWQMYGDETFKKIYQKMKSSQNAKKIKQRGNKITGITSFTPDSKESISSTEITEESNDRSSVCDSLSSLATTCLSSDKSETSANGNHILQNVSSEEPADSVTYLMETSHSASAGAQAVMSKPSRDLRGSDTDRHTAGSSTLLAPSSCELQNTQCQLDTSRRNDDCLPVQSSKWEKPSPGKESSPFESDCKTTSTNYGNYSRSKETGQHALMSQWVLCNNREATGKSQNLPERKKLKFEVEKTQNIISKSCPSPSSENNAENEGERVSCSSTQCLSIAPVTFSSKAEEQKLSTGINESTGDTESVEYIKTVKLPTKAVNYSDVNLSHSAGISKSSFVSFLVPESRGSDCNSFALHNATDKDVKTCLVKTGVKVPLCNDNAVDVSSKNHHLQSGHLTPAPQQNAFSPKYLLKLPQEKRASDLSLLLRSEQKITPCTCVTDTLTYPSCSPNSPSLSSHSNDVFWSPLKFEVRQTASRGELRWNVHANWKTPVFCSPVNSETTNILTTTDNTFYNQNLRQQGAVRDAWKNKQNKNKLNYQKQTEEKWVSITTSSKQTPKKKICFTSMYTSGFFISADIKEERKVLHHLCSGSDSLIIPSASDKGTEPTVTGWDRSGTPRVLKDISPALQVTQRAHSSADNPSYFCHSFGTFYCHTLTTHCKEFAALPHNNLTCYSGSLTVSSTKSAFPSLNAEPRLTWCCLTRSLPLPAEQKGSADSAYSSMHSCDKESSNECTLSQYDISIFKMKNISKTVAYGLTNRSLKTLVSSFSKGQQMQELMLSSAAPGGAFKNISEQKKKTVVCKKEKLSTNKLKRSHKQKKIKVTPKWYRGRHVHRSAQLKMNRQSKQHCFPNRTLDAFRKGCSSQPCKFKCKKYHSSQSKVQGHYLHQQKETSCSTSDKPLCRKKKEGKINSGISAHTENLNHVRQKDKMDKKLLQPCSRSAVTWKSAV; from the exons ATGACTACATGGCAGATAACCTTTGAGATGGAGGCACAGAAGCAGCCGGGTTTGACAGCTGCGCTTGCAGATCAACCAGTTTCAACCTCATCCCTTCAGCCCGCACAGAGTTCTTCAGGTCTCAGCCAAGGCAGTGTGATTCCTCAACAGGAACAAGCACTGCCCCAACCTGTGTATCTAAAAGCCCTCACCATACCACTCTACCAGCCCGTCCAGGCAGGATGCTTTCAGCCAAGCAGTCAGTTAGTGACTGGCAGGAGCTGTATAAATCTAGACAGCAGCAACATACCTCTAATCCTGAATCCACTTCTTCCTTCAGAAGGCACAGATCAGCCTCAGTCAGTTTTTCAGAAACAACTTGGGCAAACTCTAACACTGAACATAGTGAGCACTTTACCAGTTTTATCACCAAATCCTTGTGTAAATGCATCTACTGGAAGCCCAGGAAAGTCAAGAAAAGCTGGGAAATACGTCTGCAAACACTGTGGACGAGATTGTTTGAAGCCAAGTGTCCTTGAGAAACATATTCGCTCTCACACAGGAGAGAGGCCCTTTCCATGCACCACTTGTGGTATTGCATTTAAAACTCAAAGCAATTtgtacaaacacagaagaaCTCAAACACATGTCAACAATACCAGACTGCCCTCAGACTCTGACAACAGCGGCACGTTGGAGCAGAACGACAAATCCACAGAAAGCAGCACCTCACATGAAGGCAGCAAACTACTCAGTAACGCCTGTGAAGACAAAGGGATACAGCTGCAACAACTGAGTTCGGAGCCGGATGCTGTAACAGGCACTAAGAAACTTCTTAGTGACCTTCCACTGCCAGCAACAGGTGATACATCattcacttcagaaaataaagaaacaatgAATCAGTCCTTTAGTTCCAAAGGTAATCAGGGGGTTCCTGAAAGAGAACCTCAAAGTTTACCATCTTCAGGAGCTTTGCCAAACGGTCAGTGCCAGAGAAAGAAGATACAGGAGCAAAGAACTCCAACTGCCAATAAGCATATTCAGTTGCAAAGGCAGCAAGCAACCTCTTCAGAAAAACAGTGGGATTACAAGCCATTTGACTGCAAGCTAAAGAAGTGTGAGAGCACTGACTCAGGGTATCTGTCACGCTCTGACAGCACAGAACAACAGCTGTCATCATCCAGCCCATTGCACAGTCTCTATGAACACAgcacagaacaggaaaatgaaactgcCTTCAGCAGCTCGAGGTGCACCTCCAGAAGCAGTGCAAAGCTGGATGCAGCTGAGAAAGCTACAGCCTTGATGCTAGAGAAAAAGAGGCTGGAAGAACACATTTCAAAGCTTATTTCTCATAACAAAAGTGTGGTGGATGATACCCAGTTAGACAACGTTAGGCCTAGAAAAACTGTCCTTTCTAAACAGGGAAGCATTGATCTGCCAATGCCTTATACATACAAAGACTCTTTCCATTTTGACATCAGAACTTGTGATGCAAATAGGAAGAAGAATCTTTCCCTTTGTTCAGCAAAATCTACCTTTGCACCCTTAGAAAAATGCAAGCCAATGTTTTTTCATTCAGTTCCCACCCAGTTCTCCACAACAATAGACACTGTGCCTGTTACACGAAGCAACTCTTTGCCATTTGTGGAGGGCATAAGAATGGTACATGACAAAGCAGGTTGCTCGAAACCGCTTTCTCTTACTAAGCAGTCTGCAAACACAGGCCCTGTGAGTTTGCTGCCTAGCAACAATCTCGGTGCAAATTCAGTGGATTTTCCTAATAGCCATCCCCGAGCTCTAGTCAGACAAACAGCAGTGGATGATTTGCCATTAAGTAATATGGTCGATCATCCCCCTCCTCCGTCAGAGGAGTTGCAAGGGAGTAAAAAGCTTGGGGCTGGAGAAGTAATCAGtgctaaaaataagaaacacaaTCAAAGGAAGTTAAAGATGTTCTCTcaagaaaaatggcaaatgtATGGTGAtgaaacatttaagaaaatctaccaaaaaatgaaaagcagtcaaaatgccaagaaaattaaacaaagggGGAATAAGATTACAGGTATTACCAGCTTCACTCCTGATTCAAAGGAATCaatcagcagcactgaaattacTGAGGAAAGCAATGACAGGAGCTCTGTATGTGACAGTCTTTCCTCCCTTGCGACAACATGTTTAAGCAGTGATAAATCAGAAACCTCTGCTAATGGTAATCATATTCTACAGAATGTGTCCTCCGAGGAACCTGCAGACAGTGTAACCTACCTAATGGAGACATCACATTCAGCAAGTGCTGGTGCCCAGGCTGTAATGAGCAAACCTTCCCGAGATCTCAGGGGCAGCgacacagacagacacacagcGGGCAGCAGCACATTACTAGCTCCAAGCAGTTGTGAGCTTCAGAACACTCAGTGTCAGCTGGACACCAGCAGAAGGAATGATGACTGCTTGCCAGTACAGAGTAGCAAATGGGAAAAACCAAGCCCTGGGAAAGAATCCAGTCCATTTGAATCAGATTGTAAAACCACTTCAACCAATTATGGAAACTATAGCAGGAGTAAGGAAACTGGCCAGCATGCCCTGATGTCCCAGTGGGTCCTCTGCAACAACAGAGAAGCCACAGGGAAATCCCAGAAtttaccagaaagaaaaaagctaaaattcGAAGTGGAGAAGAcacaaaacattatttcaaagTCCTGCCCTAGTCCCAGTAGtgaaaacaatgcagaaaatgaaggagagaGAGTCTCCTGCAGTAGCACTCAGTGCCTTTCCATAGCACCAGTGACATTCTCCAGTAAAGCAGAGGAGCAAAAGTTAAGCACAGGAATTAATGAATCCACTGGAGATACTGAGAGTGTGGAGTATATTAAAACAGTCAAACTCCCCACAAAAGCTGTTAATTATAGTGATGTTAACCTTTCACATTCAGCAGGTATTTCGAAGAGTTCATTTGTGAGTTTTTTAGTGCCTGAATCAAGGGGAAGTGATTGCAACTCCTTTGCTTTGCACAATGCAACAGATAAAGATGTCAAAACATGTCTTGTGAAAACAGGAGTAAAAGTACCACTTTGCAATGACAATGCTGTTGATGTGTCTTCTAAAAATCATCATCTGCAGTCTGGTCATTTAACTCCAGCTCCACagcaaaatgccttttctccAAAATATCTCCTTAAACTGCCACAAGAGAAGAGAGCCTCAGATTTGTCACTTTTGCTTAGATCAGAACAGAAGATTACGCCTTGCACATGTGTGACAGATACCTTAACCTACCCCTCCTGCTCTCCCAACAGCCCATCACTCAGTTCTCATTCTAATGATGTCTTTTGGTCCCCTTTAAAATTTGAAGTGAGACAAACAGCCAGCAGAGGAGAGCTGCGATGGAACGTACATGCAAACTGGAAAACTCCAGTGTTCTGTTCACCCGTCAATTCAGAAACAACAAATATCTTAACCACAACAGATAACACCTTTTATAACCAAAACTTGAGGCAGCAGGGTGCTGTAAGAGAtgcttggaaaaacaaacaaaacaaaaataaattaaattaccaaaagcaaacagaagagaagTGGGTGAGCATAACTACTTCCTCtaaacaaaccccaaagaagaaaatatgctttACTTCTATGTATACAAGTGGTTTTTTCATATCAGCTGACatcaaagaagagagaaaggttTTACATCATCTTTGCTCAGGAAGTGACTCTTTGATAATACCGTCAGCCTCTGACAAGGGCACAGAGCCAACAGTCACAGGGTGGGACAGGAGTGGAACTCCACGTGTTCTTAAGGACATTTCACCAGCGCTGCAGGTTACGCAGCGTGCTCACAGCTCAGCAGACAATCCCTCCTATTTTTGCCATTCTTTTGGCACTTTCTATTGTCACACTCTCACcactcactgtaaagaatttgcAGCACTACCCCACAATAATCTGACTTGCTACTCTGGAAGTTTAACAGTGTCAAGCACAAAGAGCGCCTTCCCATCACTAAATGCTGAACCTCGATTAACTTGGTGTTGTTTAACAAGAAGCCTCCCTCTGCCTGCGGAGCAGAAGGGGAGTGCAGACTCTGCTTACTCCTCCATGCACAGCTGTGACAAGGAGTCTAGCAATGAATGCACACTGTCACAATAtgatatttctattttcaaaatgaaaaatattagcaAGACCGTGGCATATGGCTTAACAAACAGGAGTTTAAAAACATTGGTGTCATCCTTTTCTAAAGGACAACAGATGCAGGAGCTAATG TtgagctcagcagctcctggtggtgctttcaaaaatatttcggagcaaaagaagaaaacagtagtttgcaaaaaggaaaaactctcAACAAATAAACTCAAGAGGagccacaaacagaaaaagattaaaGTCACCCCAAAATG GTACAGAGGAAGGCACGTACACAGATCTGCTCAGTTGAAAATGAACCGACAAAGCAAGCAGCATTGTTTCCCAAACAGAACACTGGATGCTTTCAGAAAGGGCTGTTCATCCCAACCCTGTAAATTTAAGTGTAAGAAGTACCATTCTTCTCAGTCAAAGGTACAAG GACATTACCTAcaccagcaaaaagaaacatcttGTTCCACCTCAGACAAGCcgctttgcagaaagaaaaaagaaggaaagattaaCTCAGGAATATCTGCCCATACTGAAAATCTAAACCATGTTagacaaaaagacaaaatggaTAAAAAA TTACTACAACCATGCAGCAGGTCAGCAGTGACGTGGAAATCTGCTGTGTAG